The nucleotide sequence CACCATCTTCGACAGCGAGTACCCGCTCAACCGCGACCTGCACATGTACACGCTGATCGAGGACTCCAACCCGGACGGTGGCGGGTACGACGCCCGCGAGGCCGCCTTCATCAACATGTTCCTCAACGAGTTCGGGCAGACCGTCTTCGTCGAGGGGAACAACTACATCCCGCTGCCGACGAGCGACCTGCAAGCCATGAAAGAGCAGGTTTCGCCCCTCGCCACCGAAGACCTCATCATGCCCTAATCCGGCGGACCGTCCGGAGCGGCTCGCCGTCGGCGACCACCGAACGTCCGTTTCTATGACACCTTCGGAAACACTCCCACGCACGAACCATGGCATCGGCAACACGTAGCGAGCGACTGAACGCGGCCGCCGGACGGCAGGTCCAGCGGGTTCGTGATTTCGCCGACGACACCGAACCCGCGGCGCTGGTCGTCGTCACGATCATCGCCCTCTCCCTGCTGACGGCGTTCGTCGGGTTCCTCGCGGTTTCGGACCTGACGATCCTGCCGTTCGTCGTGTTCGTCGTGGCGGCGGGGTACGGCTGGATGCGACACCAAGAGGAGACGGCGCTGGTGTTGACGCTGACGATGACCGTCTCGACGCTGTTGATCCTCGGGCTGATCATCGTGTTCATCTTCCGGGAGTCGCTTCCGGTCCTCCAGTACGAGAGCGCGACCGTGTTCGGCGTGAGCGTGCCGGGACTTCGGATGTTCATCCAGCCCAACTGGGACGCGGTGTCGCCGCCGATCCGGTACTCGATGGTGCCGATGATCCACGGGACGGTGATGGTGACCGTCGTCGCGACGGCGGTCGCCGGGCCGCTGGGCGTCGCCGCCGCGCTCTTTCTCTCGGAGATCGCACCCGACGTCGTCCGGGAGTTCGTCAAGCCGGGCGTCGAAATCCTCGCTGGCATCCCCTCCATCGTCTACGGCTTCATCGGCTTCACGATCCTCAGCCCGTGGGCGTCGGATCAGTTCCGAACCACCGGACAGGGGAGTTACCTCTTCGTCGGCATCGTCGTCGGGCTGATGGCGCTCCCGACGGTCGTCTCCGTCGCCGAGGACGCCCTCAGTAGCGTCCCCGAGTCGATGAAGAGCGGATCGCTCGCCGTCGGAACGACCGACTGGCAGACCATGACCTCGATCACCCTCCCCGCGGCGTTCTCGGGCGTCTCCGCCGCGGTCCTCCTCGGCGTCGGACGTGCCATCGGCGAGACGATGGCCGCGACGGTCATGCTCCGTGGCGTCCCGCGGCTCACCGAACCGCTCGTGAACGTCTTCTACGGCCAGGAGACGCTCACGTCGCTCATCGCCCGCAACTACGGCGAGGCGGACGGGCTCCAGATGGACGCCCTGTTCGTCGCCGGCGTGATCCTCTTCGTCACGGTGCTCGTCATCTCCATCGGCGCACAGTACATCGAGTGGCGGATGCGCAGCAAGCTGGGAGGTGAAGCCTGATGGCGGGTGCGACCCGGTCGCGGCTGGTCGAGGGCGACACGTCGGCGACCGACGCGGTCGCCGGCGCGACGGTCGGCCTCTCGGCGGTCCTGTTCGCGCTCGCGGTGGCGGCGATGTTCGAGTGGGTGAGTCTCACCGGGACGGTCGCCGGCGTGTCGACGGTGACGCTACTCGGCGGGCTGTTGGTCGGTCTCGGCGTCGCCGTGTCCACCTTCGGCCTCGGCTCGTGGTTCGGCTACGTCGAGACCGAACCGGACGCGAGCGCCGGCCTGATCGCGAGCGTCGGCGCGGCGGTGCCGTGGTTCGTCGTCGGGGGCGGCGTCGTCTCCCAGACCCTCGGGTTCGGTACCGTCGGCGGCGTCGTCGGAGCCGTCATCGCCGGCGGCCTGGGCTTCGTCGGAACCGCCGTCCCCCGTGAGGACGTGGGCTCGACGGTGCCCCTCGGCGCCCTGCTCGCGTTCGTCGGCGCCGTCTTCCTCACCGGGACGATCGGGCCGGCGTGGCTGTGGGACCTCGGCTGGGAGCAGCAGGCCTCGATCACGGCCGAGTTCCTCGTCCCGGTCGCGACGCTGTTTTGCGCCCTCTACGGCGGCTGGGCCGCGGCCAAGGCCTACGGCCGGTTCGGTGCACGCGGCCGACACATGGGCGCGTACGTCCTCGTCTACCTCAACGCGCTGTCCATCGTCGCCTTCCTCTTTATCCTCATCGCCTTCGTCGTCGTCCAGGGACTCCCCGGCCTGCTCACCGGCGTCCGGGTCGGTGCCGGCGTCGGCCCGCAGGTGTTCGGGTCGTTCGAGCTGCCGGTGTACGTCCCGTTCGTGATGAACGGCGTCGCGCTCCTGAACGACTTCCAGGGCGTCCTCCCGGCGATCGTGGGGACGGTCTGGCTGGTCGTCGGCGCGGTGCTGTTTGCGGTGCCGCTGGGCGTCGGCGCGGCGGTCTTTCTCACCGAGTACGCCGAACGCGGCCGGTTCACTCAGGCCGTCGAGGTGTCGACCAACGGCCTCTGGAGCACGCCGAGCATCGTCTTCGGGCTGTTCGGGTTCGCCTTTCTCGTGCCGCGCTTCGGCAACCGGAAGTCGCTGCTGGCCGGGATGCTCACGCTCGGGTTCATGCTCCTCCCGCTGGTGCTCATCACGAGCCGGGAGGCGATGCTCTCGGTCCCCGACGAGTACCGCGACGCGAGCGCGGCGCTCGGCGTCCCGAAGTGGCAGACGATCCGTAGCGTCGTCCTCCCGGCCGCGTTACCGGGCGTCGTCACGGGGGTCATCCTCGGCGTCGGCCGGATCGCGGGCGAGACGGCGCCGATCCTGCTGACGATGGCAGGCGGGACGTTCGTCCCCGGGGGACAGACGGTCGACGTCATCGGCGGCTTCGAGTTCACCGGCTCGCCGCCCTTCGTCGCCAACCCCGAACTCCTGCAGGCGACCTCGGCGCTCCCCTACCAGCTGTACGCCCTCATCACCGCGGGCGTCGGCCTGGGGAGTAACGTCTCCGATCCCGGCGGCTTCCGCTGGGCGACGGCGCTCGTCCTGCTCGTCGTCGTCCTCTCCTTCTACGCGATCGGCATCGGCGCGCGCTACTACTTCCGACAGCGACTCAGCCACGAATAACGATGAGCGATTCACAACAGACCCAACAGAGCAAGACGCGAACCAGGACGACGGGCAGCGATCAACCCCTCGAAACCACCAGCGGCGAGACGGTCGAGGAGACCAGAGCGGAGTGGGTGGAGTACGACTTCCAAGGGGAGGCGAAGATGGTCGCCGAGGACCTCGACGTCTACTACGGCGACGACCACGCCCTCAAGGGCGTCTCGATGGAGATCCCCGCGGAGAGCGTCACCGCGCTCATCGGCCCCTCGGGGTGTGGGAAATCGACGTATCTCCGCTGTCTCAACCGGATGAACGACCGGATCAACGCCGCCAACGTCGACGGGTCGGTCCGGCTCGACGGGAAGGAGATCTACCAGGACGGCGTCAACTTGGTCGAACTCCGCAAACGGGTCGGCATGGTGTTCCAGTCGCCGAACCCGTTCCCGAAGTCGATCCGGGACAACATCGCCTACGGTCCGCGGAAACACGGCGATATCAACACCGGACTGCTGGCCCGCGTGCTCGGCCGCGACGACGGCGAGGAGGAGCGCGAACTCGTCGAGCGGGCGCTCAAACAGGCCGCCCTCTGGGACGAGGTGCACGACCGGCTGGACGACAACGCCCTCGGCCTCTCGGGTGGCCAGCAACAGCGGCTCTGTATCGCCCGGTGTCTCTCCGTCGACCCCGAGGTCATCCTGATGGACGAGCCGGCGTCGGCGCTCGATCCGATCGCGACCGCGAAGATCGAGGATCTCATCCACGACCTCGCGGAGGAGTACACCGTCATCATCGTCACCCACAACATGCAGCAGGCGGCCCGCATCTCGGATCAGACCGCCGTCTTCCTCACCGGCGGCAAGCTCGTCGAGTACGACGACACCGACCGGATCTTCGAGGACCCGCAGAGTCAGCGCGTCGAGGACTACATCTCCGGCAAGTTCGGGTGAACCGTGCCCCGAGACGAGTTCCAGCAGTCGCTCGCGGACCTGCGCGCCGAGGTGCTGTCGATGAGCGACCTCGTCGGCGACCGACTCGACCGCGCGCTGGCCGCCCTGGAGACAGTCGACGAGGCGACCGCCCGGGAGGTAATCGAGGGCGACGACGCCGTCGACCGACGGTATCTGGAACTGGAGTCGACGTGCATCCAGCTGTTCGCCCGGCAACAGCCGGTCGCGGGTGATCTCCGCTTCGTCGCCGCCTCGTTCAAGATCCTCACCGACCTCGAACGCGTCGCCGACCTCGCGGTCAACCTCGCACAGTACACCCTCGAAGCGGACCGGAAGCGGTTCGCGGAGGTCGACCTCTCGGCCATCGGCGACCTCGCCAGCGGGATGCTCGACGACGCCATGACCGCCTACCGGACCGACGACGCGGCCCTGTGTCGCGAGGTGGCCGCCCGGGACGACGAACTCGACTCGCTGTGCCAACGCGCGAGCGAGCGGGTGGTCCGGGACCTCATCGAACGCGAGGTGTCGGACGGCGACGGCTGGGCGGTCGAACGGCTGCTCGACGACGTCTCGCGGCTCCTGTTGATCGTCCGCGACCTGGAACGGGTCGGCGACCACGCGGTCAACGTCGCCGCACGCACCCTCTACATGATCGAGAGTGACCCGGAACTCGTCTGAGACGGCGGCGGAGGCGACGATGGAGACGCGCAAACTCCAGAAGATCGGCGGCTCGACGTACTCGGTGTCGCTCCCCAAGGAGTGGGCGACCGAACACCACCTGGAGGCGGGGATGCCGATCCACCTCTACCCCCACACCGACGGCTCGCTCGTCGTCCGGAGCGCGGCGCGGGACGGCGGTCCGCTCGCAGCCGTGGAACTGACGCCCCCGAACGCCGACGCCGCGACCCTGCGGCGGACGCTGGCGGCGGCCTACGCCGTCGGCTACGACGCCGTCACCATCCACGCGCCCGACGGGGCGTCCTTCGGCGCCGACGAGCACCGTGCCCTCCGCGGGATCGCCGACCGACTGGTGGGGTTGTCGGTCGCCGAGGCGACCGGGGAGCGGCTCGTCGTCGAGACCCTCCTCGACACCGGCGAGGTGTCCATCCAGCAGTCGGTGATCCAGCTCCAGTTCACCGCCCTCTCGATGCACCGGACCGCCGCGGAGTCACTCACGGCCCCCGACGAGGTGGAGCGACTCGCCGACCGCGACGACGGGGTCGACCGCCTGTTTCGCATGCTCACCCGTCACCTCAACCGCTCGCTCGTCGACTTCGCGGAGGTCGACCACCTCGGCGTCGGCCGCGCGGCGCTGTTCGATTACTACCTCGTCGCCCGCCAACTGGAGCGGGTGGCGGACCACGCGGTCGACGTCGCCGCCGTCGTGGACCGCGCCGACGA is from Haloplanus salinarum and encodes:
- the pstC gene encoding phosphate ABC transporter permease subunit PstC; translated protein: MASATRSERLNAAAGRQVQRVRDFADDTEPAALVVVTIIALSLLTAFVGFLAVSDLTILPFVVFVVAAGYGWMRHQEETALVLTLTMTVSTLLILGLIIVFIFRESLPVLQYESATVFGVSVPGLRMFIQPNWDAVSPPIRYSMVPMIHGTVMVTVVATAVAGPLGVAAALFLSEIAPDVVREFVKPGVEILAGIPSIVYGFIGFTILSPWASDQFRTTGQGSYLFVGIVVGLMALPTVVSVAEDALSSVPESMKSGSLAVGTTDWQTMTSITLPAAFSGVSAAVLLGVGRAIGETMAATVMLRGVPRLTEPLVNVFYGQETLTSLIARNYGEADGLQMDALFVAGVILFVTVLVISIGAQYIEWRMRSKLGGEA
- the pstA gene encoding phosphate ABC transporter permease PstA; this translates as MAGATRSRLVEGDTSATDAVAGATVGLSAVLFALAVAAMFEWVSLTGTVAGVSTVTLLGGLLVGLGVAVSTFGLGSWFGYVETEPDASAGLIASVGAAVPWFVVGGGVVSQTLGFGTVGGVVGAVIAGGLGFVGTAVPREDVGSTVPLGALLAFVGAVFLTGTIGPAWLWDLGWEQQASITAEFLVPVATLFCALYGGWAAAKAYGRFGARGRHMGAYVLVYLNALSIVAFLFILIAFVVVQGLPGLLTGVRVGAGVGPQVFGSFELPVYVPFVMNGVALLNDFQGVLPAIVGTVWLVVGAVLFAVPLGVGAAVFLTEYAERGRFTQAVEVSTNGLWSTPSIVFGLFGFAFLVPRFGNRKSLLAGMLTLGFMLLPLVLITSREAMLSVPDEYRDASAALGVPKWQTIRSVVLPAALPGVVTGVILGVGRIAGETAPILLTMAGGTFVPGGQTVDVIGGFEFTGSPPFVANPELLQATSALPYQLYALITAGVGLGSNVSDPGGFRWATALVLLVVVLSFYAIGIGARYYFRQRLSHE
- the pstB gene encoding phosphate ABC transporter ATP-binding protein PstB, whose translation is MSDSQQTQQSKTRTRTTGSDQPLETTSGETVEETRAEWVEYDFQGEAKMVAEDLDVYYGDDHALKGVSMEIPAESVTALIGPSGCGKSTYLRCLNRMNDRINAANVDGSVRLDGKEIYQDGVNLVELRKRVGMVFQSPNPFPKSIRDNIAYGPRKHGDINTGLLARVLGRDDGEEERELVERALKQAALWDEVHDRLDDNALGLSGGQQQRLCIARCLSVDPEVILMDEPASALDPIATAKIEDLIHDLAEEYTVIIVTHNMQQAARISDQTAVFLTGGKLVEYDDTDRIFEDPQSQRVEDYISGKFG
- the phoU gene encoding phosphate signaling complex protein PhoU; the encoded protein is MPRDEFQQSLADLRAEVLSMSDLVGDRLDRALAALETVDEATAREVIEGDDAVDRRYLELESTCIQLFARQQPVAGDLRFVAASFKILTDLERVADLAVNLAQYTLEADRKRFAEVDLSAIGDLASGMLDDAMTAYRTDDAALCREVAARDDELDSLCQRASERVVRDLIEREVSDGDGWAVERLLDDVSRLLLIVRDLERVGDHAVNVAARTLYMIESDPELV
- a CDS encoding phosphate uptake regulator PhoU — its product is METRKLQKIGGSTYSVSLPKEWATEHHLEAGMPIHLYPHTDGSLVVRSAARDGGPLAAVELTPPNADAATLRRTLAAAYAVGYDAVTIHAPDGASFGADEHRALRGIADRLVGLSVAEATGERLVVETLLDTGEVSIQQSVIQLQFTALSMHRTAAESLTAPDEVERLADRDDGVDRLFRMLTRHLNRSLVDFAEVDHLGVGRAALFDYYLVARQLERVADHAVDVAAVVDRADELPPAAVRDDLADLAARSRDVVEAATTAVVESSSERAYAVLDRKDALVDDVRALDRALFERSPPGAYAVSRILAALVRTAACGGNVARVALRTSVRPDGRRRRSSHG